DNA from Prosthecobacter vanneervenii:
ATCTGCAGGAGCGGCAGATCAGCGCGCTCTCGGGCGGGCAGCAGCAGCGGGCGTTCATCGCGCGGGCGCTGGCGCAGGAGGCGCATGTGCTGCTGCTGGATGAGCCGTTTACGGGGCTGGACAAGCCGGCGCAGGAGAATCTGAGCCGGTTGTTCAAGGAACTGACGGCGGAGGGACGGCTGCTTATTGCGAGTCATCATGATCTGCAGACGGTGGGGCAGATTTTTGATGATGTGCTGATCATCCGCAGGCAGCAGGTGGCGTTTGGGCCGGTGAAGGAGGTGTTTACGCCAGGGAATATTGCGAGTGCGTATGAGAGCGGGGAGGCGGCGAACGGAAAGATCAAAACTGAAAGCTGAAAGATAAAACCTGAGAGCCGAAGAGCCTTTTCTCCATGTCCACCTTTGCTGATTTCCTTGCTGAACCGATTGCCAAACGGACGCTGATGGCGTGTTTGATGATTGGGTTTGCGAACGGGTTTGTGAGTGCGTTTGTGGTGCTGCGGAAGGATGCGCTGAAGATTGGGACGCTGTCGCACTCGCTGCTGCCGGGGATTGCGCTGGCGGTGCTGATCATTGGGCTGAGCCAATGGAGCGCGCTGGCGGGGGCGATCTTTGCGGCGCTGATCGTGGGGCTGGGGTCGATCTTTCTTTCGCGGACGTCGCGGCTGGATCAGGACACGGCGATGGGGGTGCTGTACACGACGGCGTTTGCGGGGGGGGTCTTAATCTTGAAGAACCTGGACCTGCGGCAGAAGCTGGATGAGTGGCTGTTTGGGAGCATCGTGGGCATGGCGGACTCGGACCTGTGGATCGCGTTTGGGATCAGCGCGATTGCGGTGATCACGCTGACGGCGCTGCAACGGCCGCTGCTCATTTATCTGTTTGAGCCGAACATCGCGGCGAGTCTGGGGGTGCCGGTGCGGCTTTTAAACTATGCGACGTTTGCGGTGACGATCCTGGTGTTAATCTCATCGCTGCAGGCGGTGGGGTGCATTCTGAGCGTGGGGCTGATGGTGGCGCCGGCGGCGACGGTGTATCTGCTGACGAACAACGCGCGGACGTTGTTCTGGGGCGGCGGGATCATCGGCGCGATTGGGTCGGTGGCGGCGTTCTTTCTGTCGTATCCGCTGGGGTGGAGCGTGAGCGCCACGATCATCGTGGTGCTGGGGGTGTTTTTCCTGGCGGCGTATGTTTTCAGTCCGAAGTATGGGCTGTTTAGCCGGAGGAGGGGGGTGGCGTAGAGGGGGGGATGGAGCGTTTTGCGATGCTTCAAATCCTCGACGCCAAAAGCTCGCGTAGACTCAGCACTCTGGGATCGGCTAATCGGTTGCCCAGTGTTTTCTTGCGGTAAGACCGTCGTGCCTCGTAGTCTTCCAGTTTTTTCCCAAGCTCGACGCCATCCCACTTCTTCCCGTCAAAAGCATGATCTGGCTCCACTTCGAAGATGGCATAAATTTCGCCGCTGGCTGCACCGGGGTAGCCGCTGCCTTTCAAGTCATTCGCAGTGAATACTCTGTATCCCGGCTTGGAGTCCTTCAGCCGCAGCAGGCCATCGGCCACCTTTCGCTTATGAGTGAACAGAAGCACATGCCGGGCACTCGCAAACTCAGGAGAAACATTCCACGATCCAGGTCGATCTCCCAGTCTCACCACAGCAAACCCACTCTTCAGAGTCCATTCCAGCTGCTCGGGGCTGTTATACCATGCCACTACCACATGATGTTCAGCAGGCGGCAGCGCACGCCCCGT
Protein-coding regions in this window:
- a CDS encoding metal ABC transporter permease: MSTFADFLAEPIAKRTLMACLMIGFANGFVSAFVVLRKDALKIGTLSHSLLPGIALAVLIIGLSQWSALAGAIFAALIVGLGSIFLSRTSRLDQDTAMGVLYTTAFAGGVLILKNLDLRQKLDEWLFGSIVGMADSDLWIAFGISAIAVITLTALQRPLLIYLFEPNIAASLGVPVRLLNYATFAVTILVLISSLQAVGCILSVGLMVAPAATVYLLTNNARTLFWGGGIIGAIGSVAAFFLSYPLGWSVSATIIVVLGVFFLAAYVFSPKYGLFSRRRGVA